The Leishmania mexicana MHOM/GT/2001/U1103 complete genome, chromosome 32 genome has a window encoding:
- a CDS encoding 3-oxoacyl-acyl carrier protein synthase ii,putative codes for MVTPLGITAVDTWAAVCRGQSGSRPLIEAPHFLPGFLKNDRMLSPQQKAAALEKLVAALPCKVAAFVQPPAEVVLAAGKVGKALPATDPFAPTAHEPRALRLCARAVEEALTDAALQLSEAVQDRCGVNIGMGIPSLADVTDVSVHLTGDAIATEEGQVHYSKVPPMFLPKILGNMAAGNTAIRHKLRGPIGSTVAACATGAHCIGEAASWIREGRADVMVCGAAEACITPVSVAGFARMRALCTRYNDTPSSASRPFDVTRAGFVMGEGAGILILEALEHAVARAAPRVYAELRGFGISCDAHHVAVPHPEGLGARRCVEQALADGGDVPAATVGYVNAHATGTIGDEVELMALQRALRPSTPSSSPALHVSSAKGGLGHLLGAAGSVEAALTVLTLHEQRAPPTANLTTACLTREQQECGLVCIQGSTAQPLQSCEAVISTSFGFGGINTALLFTHV; via the coding sequence ATGGTCACGCCACtcggcatcaccgccgtgGACACGTgggctgctgtgtgccgtgGCCAATCTGGCAGTCGACCGCTGATTGAGGCCCCGCACTTTTTGCCCGGGTTCCTCAAAAACGACAGGATGCTATCTCCGCAGcagaaggcagcggcgctggagaagctTGTCGCTGCCTTGCCGTGCAAGGTAGCTGCTTTCGTTCAGCCGCCAGCCGAGGTCGTGTTGGCGGCTGGCAAGGTGGGCAAAGCACTCCCTGCGACCGATCCGTTCGCGCCTACCGCCCACGAGCCGCGGGCGCTTCGCttatgtgcgcgtgccgttGAGGAAGCGCTCACCGACGCTGCTCTGCAACTCTCCGAGGCCGTGCAGGATCGCTGCGGCGTCAACATTGGCATGGGCATCCCCTCCCTTGCCGACGTGACGGACGTGTCGGTCCACCTGACAGgcgacgccatcgccaccgagGAGGGTCAGGTGCACTACAGCAAGGTCCCTCCAATGTTTTTGCCCAAAATCTTGGGCAACATGGCAGCCGGCAACACGGCCATCCGCCACAAACTACGCGGTCCCATTGGCAGCACTGTGGCTGCATGTGCAACAGGGGCGCACTGCATTGGTGAGGCGGCCTCGTGGATCCGTGAAGGCCGTGCGGATGTTATggtgtgcggcgcggcggaggcCTGCATCACGCCGGTTTCCGTGGCCGGCTTTGCGCGGATGCGGGCACTGTGCACACGGTACAACGATACCCCGTCGTCCGCCTCACGGCCATTCGACGTAACTCGTGCCGGCTTTGTAATGGGAGAAGGCGCAGGTATTTTGATCCTCGAAGCGCTCGAGCACGCCGTGgcgcgggcggcgccgcgcgtgTACGCCGAGCTGCGCGGCTTTGGCATATCGTGCGATGCCCACCATGTGGCGGTGCCACACCCCGAAGGGCTTggtgcccgccgctgcgtggAGCAAGCCTTGGCGGATGGTGGGGATGTCCCTGCGGCGACCGTCGGTTACGTTaacgcgcacgcgacggggACGATCGGCGATGAGGTGGAGCTGATGGCGCTCCAGCGAGCACTGCGACCTTCCACGCCATCATCCTCTCCGGCGCTGCATGTGAGCAGCGCCAAAGGAGGGCTGGGTCATCTactcggcgctgctggcagcgTCGAGGCCGCGCTGACGGTCTTGACGTTACatgagcagcgcgcgccgccgacggcgaaCTTGACGACGGCGTGTCTCacgagagagcagcaggagtGCGGCTTGGTGTGCATCCAAggcagcaccgcgcagcCACTGCAGAGCTGCGAGGCAGTTATATCGACAAGCTTTGGCTTCGGCGGAATCAACACGGCCTTGCTCTTCACGCACGTGTAG
- a CDS encoding minichromosome maintenance (MCM) complex subunit,putative, translated as MLTNRTLTEEQTIIRRHFTDFFESERYEEKYHARIQAMIVAGKARLLLDIGDFLDYVPISAGGDGGDGVGNGGAGSELGLSLGASIIRQPGKYIPLLELALHDVVLRQQPEYLKVDYRSRVVHAGFEGPVGRVLSPRELYARHLNTMVALEGIVTRQSTNRPRVLETVHYCVETNKFTKKEFRDQLTPMIDSSHLPTVNVMPKTDIEGHALRTELGLCTFMDSQCAVLQEAPERAPTGQLPRNVEVRFDDDLVDAVKPGDRVLLVGVYMPYTTLDSKSFQSIVLVNHVVSTQAFTFLSRPIPSVEDRLARFAQKCVEQLGPGGVLETLSKAVAPTIYGMTAAKQAILLMMVGGVERKSHNSHVRGDINVLLVGEPSTAKSQLLRFVLGIAPLALSTTGKGSSGVGLTAAVATDSYTGERSLSAGAMVLADRGILCIDEFDKMGSQDRVAMHEAMEQQTVTIAKAGIHASLNARCSVLAAANPIYGFYSVQHRLAFNVGLPESLLSRFDLTFIILDQHASDYNRRIGYHILRNHMTAEAVRYDEVESRTVVDSVEAGSGREISGAELDGRDGRRGSRAVDGEDGGSGESRLDLRMTTNSTGESIVSIDFLRTFLQMAKRGSPLLTEVSRDLVCQHYVQLRAEQQDGGRDGFFITPRTLDAIVRLSTAHAKLRLSPTVEESDVTAAMALLRASVNAATTATRQRKEDNQHSLSEVAARVAGAALAPGQKRPNAAMEVVGARNSGTEEYADDNAPGSSSRQRLCIESVLVGDSGRGSGEAAAAVPDAAPAVTAGSLSGAAAAAVDINLSRRVIEALKQLQREQRAGVSLDELHERLGGPTISVESLKLSVMHLQGDAFIFESTEDGGSNTIQFI; from the coding sequence ATGCTCACCAACCGCACTCTGACGGAGGAGCAGACGATTATTCGGCGGCACTTCACCGACTTCTTTGAGAGTGAGCGCTACGAAGAAAAGTACCATGCACGCATCCAGGCGATGATCGTCGCTGGCAAGGCGCGCCTACTCCTAGATATTGGCGACTTCCTCGACTACGTCCCCATCAGCGCAGGcggagatggtggcgacggcgtcggcaATGGTGGGGCTGGCAGCGAGCTGGGGCTGTCGCTGGGGGCCAGCATTATCCGCCAGCCGGGCAAGTACATTCCGCTTTTGGAGTTAGCGCTTCACGATGTCGTACTTCGGCAGCAGCCCGAGTACCTGAAAGTCGACTACCGCTCTCGGGTTGTGCACGCTGGCTTTGAGGGCCCGGTTGGTCGCGTTTTGTCGCCACGCGAGCTCTACGCGCGTCACCTGAACACTATGGTTGCGCTAGAGGGCATCGTGACACGGCAGTCGACGAACCGGCCGCGCGTTCTGGAGACGGTGCACTACTGCGTCGAGACGAACAAGTTCACAAAGAAGGAGTTCCGCGATCAGCTGACGCCGATGATCGACAGCTCGCATCTGCCCACGGTGAACGTGATGCCCAAGACGGACATCGAGGGCCACGCCCTGCGCACAGAGCTTGGCTTGTGCACCTTCATGGATTCGCAATGTGCGGTACTGCAGGAGGCACCGGAGCGCGCACCGACCGGGCAGCTGCCCCGCAACGTCGAAGTGCGCTTTGATGACGACCTCGTCGATGCTGTGAAGCCTGGTGATCGCGTGCTGCTTGTCGGTGTTTACATGCCGTACACGACGTTGGACAGCAAGAGCTTCCAGTCCATCGTGCTGGTGAACCACGTCGTGTCGACTCAGGCCTTCAccttcctctcccgccccATCCCATCCGTGGAGGATCGACTGGCTCGCTTTGCGCAAAAGTGTGTCGAGCAGCTCGGCCCCGGTGGCGTACTGGAGACACTCTCCAAGGCAGTCGCCCCTACCATCTACGGCATGACGGCTGCGAAGCAGGCGATCTTACTGATGATGGTTGGCGGTGTGGAGCGCAAGTCACACAACTCGCACGTGCGTGGTGACATcaacgtcctcctcgtcggtgAGCCGTCGACAGCCaagtcgcagctgctgcggtttGTCCTCGGCATCGCACCGCTCGCCCTGAGTACGACCGGCAAGGGTTCCTCCGGTGTCGGGCTGACGGCGGCCGTGGCGACGGACAGCTACACGGGCGAGCGGTCGCTGAGCGCTGGGGCGATGGTGCTGGCGGACCGAGGCATTCTCTGCATCGACGAGTTCGATAAGATGGGCTCGCAAGACCGGGTAGCGATGCATGAAGCGATGGAGCAGCAGACGGTCACGATCGCCAAGGCTGGCATTCACGCATCGCTGAACGCCCGGTGCAGCGTgttggcggcagcgaacCCGATCTACGGCTTCTACAgcgtgcagcaccgcttgGCATTCAACGTCGGCCTGCCTGAGTCTCTGCTCTCCCGTTTTGACTTGACCTTCATCATTCTAGATCAGCATGCCTCGGACTACAACCGTCGCATTGGCTACCACATCCTGCGCAACCACATGACTGCGGAGGCCGTCCGGTACGACGAGGTCGAGTCACGGACGGTGGTTGACAGCGTCGAGGCCGGCAGCGGACGTGAAATCAGCGGAGCCGAGCTGGACGGCCGTGATGGGCGTCGGGGCAGTCGGGCCGTTGACGGGGAGGatggtggcagtggtgaaAGCCGTCTTGACTTGCGCATGACGACGAACAGCACCGGTGAGTCGATTGTCAGCATCGACTTTTTGCGAACCTTTCTGCAGATGGCGAAGCGCgggtcgccgctgctgaccgAGGTGTCGCGCGATCTCGTGTGCCAGCACtacgtgcagctgcgcgcggagcagcaggacgGCGGGCGTGACGGGTTTTTCATCACCCCGCGTACGCTTGACGCGATTGTGCGTCTGTCCACTGCGCACGCCAAGCTTCGCCTCTCGCCGACGGTGGAGGAGTCGGACgtgacggcagcgatggctcTCCTGCGGGCCTCCGTGAAcgccgcgacgacggcgacgcgacAGCGCAAGGAGGACAATCAACACTCGCTATCAGAGGTGGCCGCCCGTGTTGCTGGAGCGGCACTGGCACCTGGTCAGAAGCGTCCAAACGCCGCcatggaggtggtgggggcaCGGAACAGCGGGACCGAGGAGTACGCCGACGACAACGCGCCAGGCAGCAGCTCGCGCCAACGACTGTGCATCGAAAGCGTTCTCGTTGGCGACAGCGGGCGTGgtagcggcgaagcggcggcagctgtcCCAgatgcagcgcctgcagtcACTGCTGGCAGCCTcagtggcgccgcagctgctgcggtcgaCATCAATCTCAGTCGGCGCGTGATCGAAGCGCTGAAGCAACTGCAGCGCGAGCAGCGAGCTGGCGTCTCGCTGGATGAGCTACATGAGCGCCTAGGTGGGCCCACGATCTCGGTAGAGTCGCTGAAGCTCTCCGTCATGCATCTGCAAGGGGACGCCTTCATCTTTGAGAGCACCGAAgatggcggcagcaacacGATCCAGTTCATTTAA
- a CDS encoding DNAJ family-like protein translates to MNFTNATSSTESGDGVRLQQQQLNAGAGQSPHITKENIESFNYFQLFGLGTPTASSAAAATGGSGGGIDAAIPDIDVAAVRRVYRRLSLRFHPDKDDSDEARHAFEVVHTALETIIDPTKLAAYVKTLVEEGGGAGGSGVPGEEARQRQRAHQAHVEAQWAADMLVQRAQERLAKEAAARQAAQEREEAAQRLLSELTSSLNTPFQLMEAELVRDWDVDEEMVGMKTKEVMKVLRQLESADGAWTSHVMHEGASRKRDREDTAR, encoded by the coding sequence aTGAACTTCACTAATGCCACATCCTCCACAGAATCGGGGGATGGGGTGAGactgcaacagcagcagctcaatGCTGGTGCTGGCCAGTCACCACACATCACGAAGGAGAACATCGAGTCGTTCAATTACTTCCAGCTTTTCGGTCTAGGTACTCcgaccgcctcctcggcggctgccgccacaggaggcagtggtggtggtattGATGCCGCCATCCCGGACAtcgacgtggcggcggtgcgccgtgTGTACCGCCGTCTGAGCCTGCGTTTCCACCCGGACAAGGACGACTCTGACGAGGCGCGCCACGCCTTCGAGGTGGTACACACGGCACTCGAGACGATCATCGACCCGACAAAGCTTGCGGCCTATGTCAAAACTCTCGTtgaggaaggcggcggtgctggcggcagTGGGGTCCCCGGTGAGGAAGCGCGCCAGCGTCAACGAGCGCATCAGGCTCATGTTGAGGCCCAGTGGGCAGCCGATATGCTTGTGCAACGGGCACAGGAACGTCTGgcaaaggaggcggcggcgcggcaggctGCCCAGGAGCGTGAGGAGGCAGCGCAAAGACTTCTGTCCGAGCTGACGAGCTCACTGAACACACCGTTTCAGTTGATGGAGGCGGAGTTGGTGCGCGACTGGGACGTGGATGAGGAGATGGTGGGAATGAAAACCAAGGAGGTAAtgaaggtgctgcggcaACTGGAATCGGCGGACGGGGCGTGGACGTCTCACGTAATGCACGAAGGAGCGTCGCGCAAGCGAGATCGCGAGGACACGGCACGGTGA